Proteins encoded together in one Cydia pomonella isolate Wapato2018A chromosome 10, ilCydPomo1, whole genome shotgun sequence window:
- the LOC133522130 gene encoding putative inorganic phosphate cotransporter yields the protein MTLTGWRLILNRVMIIPQRYVLGVMGLFALANSFTMRVCLSMTITQMVTHTASTEHIIGETCPDTSNVTLIPNVTLMIYEGREKYDWSEATQGFLLSSFYYGYVLTHLPGALLAEKFGGKWTVGLGLLTTSVATVLTPWAVSVGGAVGLFIIRVIEGMGEGPVTPAFVLLLARWVPPSERSRFGAMIFGGAQIGNICGPYVSGLLLADNGDWANVFYVFGGLGIVWFIFWSLLCYSTPNTHPYISDKERDYLKDSVIASGLHRKLDPVPFKALLRSPTLWALIAAAIGHDWGYFTMITDLPKYFSDVLRFNIKETGLMSALPYMAMYVSSFLMAGLCDLCIKKKWHSISTGRKIYTTLSSSVPAVFIMLASYSGCNRAEAVGLFIASMVFMAGFYSSVKINAMDIAPNYAGTCSAFANGIAAISGMITPYLIGLLTPDQTIGQWRIAFWAVCAVLVGTNIIYLIWGSGDPQWWDDVDKYGYPPGWKHGLLKKRAPDTEKKIVYPKHDHSPVSTD from the exons ATGACCCTTACAGGATGGAGACTAATATTAAATCGAG taaTGATTATACCACAGCGCTATGTGCTCGGAGTCATGGGTCTATTTGCTTTAGCGAACTCTTTCACAATGCGGGTCTGTCTCAGCATGACAATCACACAGATGGTAACGCACACGGCTTCCACTGAACACATAATTGGTGAGACCTGTCCGGACACATCGAATGTCACTCTGATTCCTAATGTAACTCTGATGATATATGAG ggtcgagaaaaatatgactggagcGAAGCGACTCAGGGATTCTTACTTAGTTCCTTTTATTATGGATACGTGCTGACTCACCTGCCCGGCGCTCTTCTGGCAGAGAAGTTTGGCGGGAAATGGACTGTTGGACTCGGTCTGTTGACTACGTCGGTGGCCACCGTACTGACTCCGTGGGCTGTTTCTGTCGGAGGCGCTGTCGGGCTGTTTATAATTCGCGTTATTGAGGGAATGGGAGAG GGTCCAGTAACACCAGCCTTTGTACTGTTATTAGCGCGATGGGTACCCCCGTCGGAGCGATCTCGATTTGGCGCTATGATATTCGGTGGCGCCCAAATTGGTAACATTTGTGGTCCCTACGTCTCAGGTCTACTGCTGGCTGATAATGGAGATTGGGCCAACGTTTTCTATGTGTTTGGAGGATTGGGGATAGTTTGGTTCATATTCTGG AGCCTCTTATGCTACAGTACCCCAAACACCCATCCGTACATATCGGACAAGGAGCGAGACTACTTGAAAGATAGCGTCATTGCTTCCGGTCTGCACAGGAAGCTGGACCCGGTGCCATTTAAGGCTCTATTGAGATCGCCAACGCTTTGGGCACTCATCGCTGCGGCT ATCGGGCACGATTGGGGCTACTTCACAATGATCACCGACCTCCCCAAGTACTTCTCCGACGTGCTCCGCTTCAACATCAAAGAGACCGGCCTCATGTCCGCCTTGCCCTACATGGCTATGTATGTGTCCTCATTTCTGATGGCTGGCCTGTGCGATCTATGCATCAAGAAGAAATGGCATAGCATCAGCACGGGCAGAAAGATATACACGACCCTAT CCTCTTCCGTGCCGGCAGTTTTTATAATGCTGGCCTCGTACTCGGGCTGCAACCGCGCGGAGGCCGTCGGCCTCTTCATAGCGTCCATGGTTTTCATGGCAGGCTTCTACAGCAGCGTGAAGATCAATGCGATGGACATCGCGCCGAACTACGCAGGAACGTGCTCTGCATTTGCTAATGGGATCGCGGCGATTTCTGGCATGATTACGCCTTATTTGATCGGGTTGTTGACTCCTgat cAAACAATAGGACAGTGGCGCATTGCATTCTGGGCAGTATGCGCGGTGCTAGTAGGCACTAATATAATTTACCTGATCTGGGGAAGCGGTGATCCGCAGTGGTGGGATGATGTGGACAAGTACGGCTATCCTCCAGGTTGGAAACATGGGCTGCTGAAAAAACGAGCTCCGGACACTGAAAAGAAAATAGTGTATCCCAAACATGATCATTCGCCCGTCTCGACTgactga